A single Aspergillus chevalieri M1 DNA, chromosome 3, nearly complete sequence DNA region contains:
- a CDS encoding RNA-binding snoRNP assembly protein NAF1 (BUSCO:EOG09263G4R;~COG:S;~EggNog:ENOG410PM0K;~InterPro:IPR007504,IPR009000,IPR040309,IPR038664;~PFAM:PF04410;~go_component: GO:0005732 - small nucleolar ribonucleoprotein complex [Evidence IEA];~go_function: GO:0003723 - RNA binding [Evidence IEA];~go_process: GO:0000493 - box H/ACA snoRNP assembly [Evidence IEA];~go_process: GO:0001522 - pseudouridine synthesis [Evidence IEA];~go_process: GO:0042254 - ribosome biogenesis [Evidence IEA]), which yields MNDQQQPGLPVPGTMNETPPVAVTPGEDGSEFYNTPFDAGTPLNKDENKEDIAKDSTITESNTSQTAPLIPGLNLVNVSLHDVQSNSKPNSAQGTEGDTNMSEGNEIANAKPEIRHVAAQDATEPTQVNQAEPAPQAGEAMEVDEKDVQQKQGGVTNEQLNANASSRTPVHATELAPATEIAQKEDDEHPEWEVDSSPYESSSDDTTDSSEDDSDDDEDYPILSPEEQARILMQAELGSDDEGEGKGKSGSHIKTANEILEEAPPIPDVIVTPEMKVVHLGHIQTIVENNALIEANVSGEYQVLEGGSLLCDEQRKVVGVVCETLGRVENPLYTVRYESVAVMEERGISKGQNIYYVEPHSSFVFTQPLKGMKGSDASNFHDEEIAEDEVEFSDDEAEAEYKRKLKQKRQEKKEARHGDGGPARGRRGPPGPSKLNQTELNYDDDAGEDGYTPLARPKNLHEFMGQGEAPVEGDGPSARGSGFRGGRGRGRGSDRGRGGRGRGGPRDQHHDRRPYPHESQPQSQPQQQPQPQQPYIQAPFQSNQQPAFGMPQQYPGFTFSQQQQPYPQAQSSTPFQLQMQYMQSFQQQANPYQQTAQMPQMPSNSQFNPQLVLAALQQQQAQQQQYQQQYQQAQAQQQPLSQQVPGPLGQPPTINFDQVRAQLNLLQQWGNGNQGPPRPPQ from the coding sequence ATGAATGACCAGCAACAGCCTGGCCTTCCAGTTCCAGGCACTATGAATGAGACGCCACCCGTCGCAGTGACGCCGGGCGAAGATGGCAGCGAATTTTACAACACGCCCTTCGACGCAGGGACGCCGTTGAATAAAGATGAAAACAAAGAAGACATCGCAAAAGATTCTACTATTACGGAATCAAATACCTCTCAGACAGCTCCACTAATTCCAGGATTAAATCTCGTCAATGTCAGCCTTCACGATGTGCAGTCGAATAGCAAACCGAATTCGGCGCAGGGCACGGAGGGGGACACCAATATGTCGGAAGGAAACGAAATCGCGAATGCAAAGCCTGAGATTCGGCATGTAGCTGCACAAGATGCGACAGAGCCGACACAAGTGAACCAGGCGGAACCAGCACCTCAAGCCGGGGAAGCGATGGAGGTGGACGAGAAGGACGTACAGCAGAAGCAAGGCGGCGTTACAAACGAACAATTAAATGCAAACGCCTCTAGCAGAACCCCTGTGCATGCCACAGAACTTGCGCCCGCTACCGAAATCGCTCAaaaggaagatgatgaacaCCCCGAATGGGAGGTAGACTCGTCTCCGTACGAATCATCTTCGGACGATACGACAGATTCCTCCGAAGACGAcagcgacgatgacgaagattACCCTATCCTCAGCCCCGAAGAACAAGCAAGGATCCTGATGCAGGCAGAACTCGGCTCTGACGATGAAGGGGAAGGGAAAGGCAAATCAGGAAGCCATATCAAGACGGCAAACGAAATTTTAGAGGAGGCACCGCCGATTCCCGATGTTATAGTCACACCTGAGATGAAGGTTGTGCACCTAGGCCATATCCAGACCATCGTCGAGAACAATGCTCTCATCGAGGCCAACGTCTCAGGTGAATACCAGGTACTCGAGGGCGGCTCATTATTGTGCGACGAACAACGGAAAGTCGTTGGTGTGGTTTGCGAAACCCTGGGTAGGGTTGAGAATCCTTTGTACACAGTCCGCTATGAGAGTGTTGCCGTCATGGAGGAGCGCGGAATTTCCAAAGGGCAAAACATCTACTACGTCGAGCCACACTCTTCATTCGTCTTTACCCAGCCTCTCAAGGGCATGAAGGGAAGCGACGCCTCCAACTTCCACGACGAAGAAATTGCGGAGGACGAAGTCGAATTTTCGGACGACGAAGCAGAGGCCGAATACAAACGGAAACTCAAGCAGAAACggcaggagaagaaagaagcccGGCACGGCGATGGCGGACCGGCAAGAGGTAGAAGAGGCCCGCCGGGCCCTTCAAAGCTTAACCAGACCGAGCTGAACTATGACGATGATGCTGGCGAAGATGGCTACACCCCGCTTGCTCGCCCCAAGAACCTTCACGAGTTCATGGGTCAAGGAGAGGCGCCAGTCGAGGGTGACGGGCCATCCGCAAGAGGGTCAGGCTTCCGTGGCGGCAGAGGTCGAGGCAGAGGTTCTGATCGTGGCCGTGGTGGTCGCGGCAGGGGTGGACCGCGCGACCAGCATCATGACCGTCGGCCTTATCCTCATGAATCCCAGCCCCAGTCCCAGCCTCAGCagcaacctcaacctcaacaaccCTACATCCAGGCCCCCTTCCAATCAAACCAGCAGCCCGCATTCGGAATGCCCCAACAATATCCCGGGTTCACCTTctcgcagcaacaacagccctACCCCCAGGCCCAATCATCGACACCATTCCAGCTCCAGATGCAGTACATGCAGAGCTTCCAGCAGCAAGCAAACCCCTATCAGCAGACGGCACAGATGCCGCAAATGCCTTCGAATTCGCAATTCAATCCACAACTGGTCCTAGCTGCCttgcagcagcaacaggcacagcagcaacaataTCAACAACAGTATCAACAGGCACAAGCTCAACAACAGCCCCTGTCCCAGCAGGTGCCGGGACCCCTGGGTCAACCACCAACAATAAATTTCGACCAGGTCAGGGCGCAATTGAATCTCTTACAGCAATGGGGTAATGGGAATCAAGggcctcctcgtcctccgcaGTAG
- a CDS encoding U4/U6-U5 snRNP complex subunit PRP3 (BUSCO:EOG092621ZV;~COG:A;~EggNog:ENOG410PFS0;~InterPro:IPR010541,IPR027104,IPR013881;~PFAM:PF06544,PF08572;~go_component: GO:0046540 - U4/U6 x U5 tri-snRNP complex [Evidence IEA];~go_process: GO:0000398 - mRNA splicing, via spliceosome [Evidence IEA]), which yields MDVSGNMLKRPHPEDEENNTQKKTRSNDGSPAPTQGGSSGGGVDLSKMLAEAKARADAIRARLGPVKGASPTTTSSAEPTPSSTPPPNPAMSRLEQMKARVAAATEKANAAALQRPRAPPPPSYPPPEMEEDSTPRARGGLDVGLHPALLGDISTDFRGAKGRQSQAKANRRTESPMPTKQGLDLSGPSLEEIKDNPYFDPSLGPKNTVAKPRQSRQLVFNQKGKYMQQAAALRRQAQLEAMKKRIAERTRQAGIDEDLDVEKAFLVPAPPAVEWWDEGLVNGDDYAAIEDEKNVKIGTPDTIVTSYIQHPVLLDPPQEKHMPQQKPMFLTPKEQAKIRRQRRMADLKEQQAKIRLGLEPAPPPKVKKSNLMRVLGEQAVKDPTAVEARVTREIAERREKHEIMNEERKLSKDERREKLATQQEKDAEKGIHVSVYRIDSLANGRNRFKISKNAEQHALTGVCVMHPRLNLVIVEGGAHSINAYKKLMLNRIDWGENPGSNGARENNNREPLASWLEAEDDKGNLKDLSTNSCDLLWEGQAKGRAFRKWLGARVCESDSQAKDVLARGKMENFWVLAKSAKANEF from the coding sequence ATGGACGTGTCAGGCAACATGCTGAAGCGGCCTCACCCCGAGGACGAAGAGAACAATACACAGAAGAAGACCCGTTCCAACGATGGCTCTCCAGCGCCGACCCAGGGGGGCTCTTCCGGTGGCGGTGTTGATCTGTCAAAGATGCTGGCTGAGGCAAAAGCAAGAGCAGATGCTATACGCGCACGGCTTGGGCCTGTGAAAGGCGCATCTCCCACCACTACATCATCAGCAGAGCCAACCCCCAGTTCTACTCCTCCCCCGAACCCCGCCATGTCTAGATTGGAACAGATGAAAGCTAGAGTAGCAGCAGCTACCGAAAAGGCCAATGCAGCGGCCCTGCAGCGGCCAAGGGCGCCCCCTCCTCCGTCTTACCCGCCTCCGGAAATGGAAGAAGACAGCACACCGAGGGCTAGAGGAGGATTGGATGTTGGTCTACACCCGGCTTTGCTTGGAGATATTTCGACGGATTTCCGAGGTGCCAAAGGACGACAATCCCAAGCGAAAGCCAATCGGCGTACCGAATCCCCGATGCCTACGAAACAAGGACTTGATCTCTCAGGTCCGTCTCTGGAAGAAATCAAGGATAACCCGTACTTCGATCCGAGTCTTGGGCCGAAGAACACAGTTGCGAAACCGCGGCAGTCGAGACAACTTGTTTTCAATCAGAAAGGGAAATACATGCAACAAGCGGCTGCTCTACGTCGACAGGCTCAGCTCGAGGCTATGAAGAAGCGTATTGCGGAACGGACGCGACAGGCGGGTATCGATGAAGACTTAGACGTCGAAAAAGCGTTCCTTGTTCCCGCGCCGCCGGCGGTTGAGTGGTGGGATGAAGGTCTGGTGAACGGAGATGACTACGCTGCCAttgaagatgaaaagaatGTCAAGATCGGCACACCCGATACAATCGTGACTTCATATATCCAACATCCCGTCCTTCTTGATCCCCCACAAGAGAAGCATATGCCCCAACAGAAGCCCATGTTCCTTACTCCTAAGGAACAAGCCAAGATTCGTCGACAGCGAAGAATGGCAGATCTTAAAGAGCAACAGGCAAAGATCAGACTGGGTCTTGAACCAGCACCGCCGCCAAAGGTTAAGAAATCCAACCTGATGCGGGTGTTGGGTGAACAAGCCGTCAAGGATCCCACTGCCGTCGAAGCCCGTGTGACTCGCGAAATTGCCGAACGTCGCGAGAAACACGAAATTATGAACGAGGAACGTAAACTGAGCAAAGACGAACGCCGGGAGAAACTCGCAACACAGCAAGAAAAGGATGCAGAGAAGGGAATTCACGTGTCTGTATATCGGATCGATAGCCTTGCGAACGGACGGAACCGTTTCAAGATTAGCAAGAATGCTGAACAGCATGCTCTTACCGGCGTTTGCGTCATGCATCCTCGATTGAACCTAGTGATTGTCGAGGGTGGCGCCCACTCAATTAATGCCTACAAGAAACTCATGCTGAACCGGATCGACTGGGGCGAGAACCCTGGTTCCAACGGCGCCCGAGAGAACAACAATCGTGAACCTCTTGCGTCGTGGCTAGAGGCTGAGGATGATAAAGGGAATCTGAAGGATCTCAGTACTAATTCCTGCGATCTTCTTTGGGAAGGTCAAGCCAAGGGGCGTGCTTTTAGAAAGTGGCTGGGAGCGCGTGTCTGTGAAAGCGATTCGCAAGCTAAGGATGTCCTGGCCAGAGGGAAGATGGAAAACTTCTGGGTCCTGGCTAAAAGCGCAAAGGCCAATGAGTTCTGA